One part of the Hydra vulgaris chromosome 01, alternate assembly HydraT2T_AEP genome encodes these proteins:
- the LOC136074286 gene encoding uncharacterized protein LOC136074286, whose translation MTTSEVFNFTEPMEIDNGIERYEEHIYEPTNGTNLNSPGEIKININEQDLLTLPSKAYLLFEGQFVKADGTAYANADAVALTNNGIMHLFNRITYQLSNKEIEAVNNIGQATTMLGMLNYANDFQLAQGLNRLWYKDSTSTAVLADNTGLAGVAAEKVILNKIQLLMPNLIPSGEEKKRLIDEIKNKVTIPVSFRKGQCNTTTVQQATSFNWELPSQTSPENPRYVIVGFQTNRANGDQTVNASIFDHCDLKNMFIMLNNNLRYPAEDDNLSLPNQQISRIYREVSMFKERYYGMNELIAKSNISPSDYRDLYPIFVFDISKQ comes from the exons atgacaacttctgaagtatttaattttacagAACCGATGGAGATAgataatggaattgaaagataTGAAGAACATATATATGAACCTACTAATGGCACAAATCTAAATAGTCCTGgagaaataaaaatcaacattaaTGAACAAGATTTGTTAACACTTCCATCTAAAGCGTATCTCTTATTTGAAGGGCAATTTGTTAAAGCTGATGGAACAGCTTATGCTAATGCAGATGCAGTTGCTCTTACAAATAATGGcattatgcatttatttaatCGAATAACATACCAATTATCAAACAAAGAGATAGAAGCTGTTAATAATATAGGTCAAGCAACTACAATGTTAGGAATGCTTAATTATGCAAATGACTTTCAATTAGCACAAGGATTAAATCGATTGTGGTATAAAGATAGTACATCAACAGCAGTACTTGCTGATAACACAGG gctTGCTGGTGTAGCTGCAGAAAAAgttattcttaataaaatacaaCTTCTTATGCCAAATTTGATACCATCaggtgaagaaaaaaaaagacttattgatgaaattaaaaataaagtgacCATTCCAGTAAGTTTTAGAAAGGGTCAATGTAATACTACAACTGTTCAACAAGCTACTTCATTTAATTGGGAATTGCCCTCACAGACATCTCCTGAAAATCCGAGATACGTTATTGTCGGATTTCAAACAAATAGAGCTAACGGTGACCAAACTGTCAATgcttcaatatttgatcattgtgaCTTGAAAAATATGTTCATTATGCTTAATAATAATCTCAGATATCCTGCTGAAGATGATAATTTGTCATTGCCAAATCAGCAAATTTCAAGAATTTATAGAGAAGTATCTATGTTTAAAGAAAGATATTATGGAATGAACGAATTGATCGCAAAAAGCAATATAAGTCCTTCTGACTATAGAGATTTATACCCAatctttgtttttgatattagTAAACAATAG
- the LOC124810360 gene encoding uncharacterized protein LOC124810360, producing MTKVRKKSFSEHKKIKSDRKKALGGTLFWDIPQQEERKIITQWSQKRKLKLLSNRSFYYKGVLQYTFTLETLISFAKNFNFMVIIQIIIAIVSVYLSNLFDLSVDVDVNLFVTPIVFPLAFSINADFQRREKVLDDIANFKSAGMSWFISLRDWRVDSNLDMKWFHHVHQKLQSMLFNMREYLLTKKLCRRSVILEAIYEDFSDANQLVECVRKSKLQLNSPLVARVYLALLSIFTSFERLRIIREYRSPRSIRSFNKVLIFFLPMILSPYFHHVGVMNKSKWAPYVFSVLLTFFFSALQGVHDILDDPFNGLSEDDIKLSSVDEWLLHSLEVVKHRSFSIRQNTPRS from the coding sequence ATGactaaagttagaaaaaagtcttttagcgagcataaaaaaataaaaagcgatAGAAAAAAAGCTTTAGGCGGAACTCTTTTTTGGGATATTCCACAAcaagaagaaagaaaaattattacacaaTGGTCACAAAAGAGAAAACTCAAACTCTTAAGTAACCgcagtttttattataaaggaGTGCTGCAGTACACTTTCACTTTAGAAACACTAATTAGTTTTgctaaaaatttcaactttatgGTAATTATCCAGATTATTATTGCTATAGTTTCGGTGTATTTATCAAACCTTTTTGATTTATCTGTTGACGTCGATGTTAACTTGTTTGTAACTCCAATTGTGTTTCCATTGGCATTTTCAATCAATGCTGATTTTCAAAGAAGAGAAAAAGTTTTAGATGATATTGCAAACTTTAAATCTGCAGGTATGTCTTGGTTTATTAGCTTGCGAGATTGGAGAGTCGATTCAAACTTAGACATGAAATGGTTTCATCATGTTCATCAAAAATTGCAAAGTATGCTCTTTAACATGAGAGAAtatcttttaactaaaaaactttgTCGGCGCAGCGTTATATTAGAAGCAATTTATGAAGACTTTAGCGATGCCAACCAGTTAGTTGAATGCGTTAGAAAAAGCAAACTTCAGTTAAATTCTCCTCTTGTGGCTAGAGTTTACTTGGCATTGTTGTCAATATTTACTTCGTTCGAGCGTTTACGAATTATTCGCGAATACCGTTCACCGCGTTCAATTCGTTCGTTTAACAAAgttctcattttttttcttccaatgaTTTTATCTCCTTACTTTCATCATGTAGGTGTTATGAATAAAAGCAAATGGGCGCCATATGTGTTTTCAGtattattaaccttttttttctctGCTTTACAAGGAGTACACGATATATTAGATGATCCTTTTAATGGATTAAGTGAGGATGATATCAAACTATCTTCTGTAGATGAATGGTTGCTTCATTCACTTGAAGTAGTTAAACATAGATCTTTTTCAATTAGGCAAAACACTCcaagaagttaa